CGGCTATTTTTTTTCTCTGTCGCACATATTCCGTAAATTTGTTGATTCAAAAAATCGATGTAGATATGAATATTCCAGAAAATTATATCCCAATACTTATTCAAATCGCCGTAGGCTTTGGTTTCGTGCTTCTTTGTATTTTGGGTACACACTTCCTGGGTCCGCGCCAACGAGAAGATTCCGTTAAAAAGAATGAAAACTTCGAATGTGGCATTGATGTAGAAGGTAACGCCAGAACGCCGTTTTCGGTAAAATACTTCCTTACTGCCGTACTGTTCGTTCTGTTCGATATTGAGATTGTGTTCTTCTATCCTTACGCTGTAAACCTGCGTGAATTTGGGGTAGAAG
This DNA window, taken from Chryseobacterium sp. 6424, encodes the following:
- a CDS encoding NADH-quinone oxidoreductase subunit A, translated to MNIPENYIPILIQIAVGFGFVLLCILGTHFLGPRQREDSVKKNENFECGIDVEGNARTPFSVKYFLTAVLFVLFDIEIVFFYPYAVNLREFGVEGFLAVLTFISVFFIAFIYVWKRGALNWDK